A window of Chitinophaga sp. MM2321 contains these coding sequences:
- a CDS encoding MoxR family ATPase, with protein sequence MDTNTFQPRTDFSALHEGVEAIREQIGKVIVGQHQMIDLLLAGLLVQGHVLIEGVPGVAKTLTAKLLAQCVDADFSRIQFTPDLMPADVLGTSVFNPQTRVFEYKKGPIFGNLVLIDEINRAPAKTQSALFEVMEERQITNDGNTYLLDRPFMVIATQNPIEQEGTYRLPEAQLDRFLFKIEVKYPDLQEEVAVLLRMHEFNGETDLTGMIGKVVTATQIIAFQQLVRQVRIDEKLLHYIAAIVHETRMNASLYLGASPRASIAVMNCAKAMAAMRNRDFVIPEDVVEMVPHVLRHRIMLTPEKEMEGIRADDVIAQIIKMVEVPR encoded by the coding sequence ATGGACACCAATACATTTCAACCCAGAACAGATTTTTCTGCCTTGCATGAAGGTGTGGAGGCTATCAGGGAGCAGATCGGAAAAGTAATTGTAGGGCAGCATCAAATGATTGACCTGCTGCTTGCCGGGCTGCTGGTCCAGGGCCATGTACTGATTGAAGGCGTACCCGGTGTTGCAAAAACACTGACCGCCAAACTGCTGGCCCAGTGCGTGGATGCGGACTTTTCCAGGATACAGTTTACCCCCGATCTGATGCCGGCGGATGTATTGGGGACTTCTGTATTTAACCCGCAAACAAGGGTGTTTGAATATAAAAAAGGACCTATTTTCGGTAATCTCGTACTGATCGATGAGATCAACCGCGCTCCCGCAAAAACGCAGTCGGCTTTGTTTGAAGTAATGGAAGAAAGACAGATCACCAATGATGGCAATACCTATTTGCTGGATCGTCCTTTTATGGTGATTGCTACACAGAACCCAATTGAACAGGAAGGAACCTACCGCTTGCCGGAAGCGCAGCTGGACCGTTTTCTTTTTAAGATAGAAGTAAAATATCCTGACTTGCAGGAAGAAGTAGCTGTATTGCTACGCATGCATGAATTTAACGGCGAAACAGATCTCACGGGTATGATCGGTAAAGTAGTGACGGCCACGCAGATTATCGCCTTCCAGCAGCTCGTACGGCAGGTGCGGATTGATGAAAAGTTGCTCCACTATATTGCTGCTATTGTTCATGAAACACGTATGAATGCATCGTTGTACCTGGGCGCTTCCCCGCGTGCATCCATTGCTGTGATGAATTGCGCCAAAGCAATGGCTGCTATGCGTAACCGTGATTTTGTGATTCCGGAAGATGTGGTGGAAATGGTACCACATGTATTGCGTCATCGTATTATGCTGACGCCGGAGAAAGAAATGGAAGGCATTCGCGCCGATGATGTGATTGCACAAATTATTAAGATGGTGGAAGTTCCACGATAA
- a CDS encoding DUF4350 domain-containing protein codes for MKARTIYIIASIGLLLVILILFSGNRKKEDQSTDMSKATFSSKDKKAGGAYVAFKLLPELFSAQSVQVVTKPFATTYAKEKELLNTDNAYIVVANELFTTEKDIESMLYYVARGNTLFLAVNSPDPLLGKSLQFTVVDGQNLQPKTTTAVQRYTDEGVPVDTAFSYKGMISGSYFSHIDSSFTRVLGTNYKGKPNFICISHADGFIYILLNPYTFSNYFLLQENNVAALETQLSYLPVDASNLYWDDFYNNQHSAQSGDFSEWQVLMRYPAMRWALWLAAGLLLLYVIFESKRRQRIIPDRPPLANTSLEFVDAIGQLYYQQHNNANLAHKMILHLLEYIRTRFYINTNQLNEQFIEALSKKAAMPETEIRELLQMIYHIQLEANVSDEYLQEFYKRIQLFYLNTK; via the coding sequence GTGAAAGCCAGGACCATTTATATCATCGCATCCATCGGCCTGTTATTGGTCATACTGATCCTGTTCAGCGGCAACCGTAAAAAGGAGGATCAGTCTACCGATATGAGCAAGGCTACTTTTTCCAGCAAGGATAAAAAAGCCGGTGGCGCCTATGTGGCTTTTAAACTTTTGCCGGAACTATTCAGTGCTCAATCTGTACAGGTAGTCACCAAACCTTTTGCTACTACATACGCAAAAGAGAAAGAGCTGTTGAATACTGACAATGCTTATATCGTAGTGGCAAATGAATTGTTTACCACCGAAAAAGATATTGAGTCCATGCTGTATTATGTGGCGAGGGGAAATACCTTGTTTCTTGCCGTAAATTCACCGGACCCGTTGCTGGGAAAGTCATTACAATTTACAGTGGTAGACGGACAAAACCTGCAACCTAAAACTACTACGGCTGTGCAGCGATATACTGATGAGGGCGTGCCTGTGGACACGGCGTTTTCTTACAAAGGCATGATTAGCGGCAGTTATTTTTCTCATATTGACAGCTCTTTCACCAGGGTGTTGGGCACCAACTACAAAGGCAAACCTAATTTTATATGCATCTCACACGCCGATGGATTTATCTATATTTTACTGAACCCATATACATTCAGCAACTATTTTTTATTGCAGGAAAATAATGTGGCCGCACTCGAAACACAGTTGTCTTACCTGCCGGTGGATGCCAGTAACCTGTACTGGGATGATTTCTACAATAATCAGCATAGTGCACAATCGGGCGATTTCAGTGAATGGCAGGTGCTGATGCGTTATCCGGCGATGCGCTGGGCGCTATGGCTGGCAGCAGGATTGTTATTGTTGTATGTCATTTTTGAAAGTAAAAGAAGACAAAGAATTATTCCAGACAGACCTCCGTTAGCCAATACTTCTCTTGAATTTGTGGATGCTATCGGTCAGTTGTATTACCAGCAGCATAACAATGCCAACCTCGCGCATAAAATGATTTTACATCTGCTGGAATATATCCGTACCCGCTTCTACATAAATACCAATCAGCTGAATGAACAATTTATTGAGGCATTATCGAAAAAGGCTGCCATGCCTGAAACGGAGATCAGGGAACTGTTACAGATGATTTACCACATACAGCTGGAAGCAAATGTGAGTGATGAATATCTACAGGAATTTTACAAACGCATTCAACTATTTTATCTAAATACGAAATAA